One segment of Cynocephalus volans isolate mCynVol1 chromosome 8, mCynVol1.pri, whole genome shotgun sequence DNA contains the following:
- the NPPA gene encoding natriuretic peptides A, which produces MGSFSTITVSFLLFLAFQLPGQVGANPVYNAVSNADLMDFKNLLDRLEDKMPLEEEAMPPQVLNEQNDEAGAALSSVPEVPPWTGEVSPAQREGGALGRGPWDSSDRSTLLKSKLRALLTAPRSLRRSSCFGGRMDRIGAQSGLGCNSFRYRR; this is translated from the exons ATGGGCTCCTTCTCCACCATCACCGTGagcttcctcctcttcctggcATTTCAGCTTCCAGGTCAAGTGGGAGCTAACCCCGTGTACAATGCTGTGTCCAATGCAGACCTGATGGATTTCAAG aatTTACTGGACCGTCTGGAGGACAAGATGCCTTTAGAAGAGGAGGCCATGCCCCCACAAGTACTAAATGAGCAGAATGATGAAGCTGGGGCAGCCCTCAGCTCCGTCCCTGAGGTGCCTCCCTGGACTGGGGAGGTCAGCCCAGCCCAGAGAGAGGGGGGTGCTCTCGGAAGGGGACCCTGGGACTCCTCCGATAGATCTACCCTCCTGAAAAGCAAGCTGAGGGCACTGCTCACTGCCCCTCGGAGCCTGAGGAGGTCCAGCTGCTTCGGGGGCAGGATGGACAGGATTGGAGCACAGAGTGGACTGGGCTGCAACAGCTTCCGG TACCGAAGATaa